The following is a genomic window from Nitrospirota bacterium.
GATATACGGCTACAAAATCATGGGATGTTCTCAGAAGCGTCATCTACGGCAAGGATTTTACCAATATCTTCATTCTTCAATACACAATCGGCAACCTTATCCCGTTCATTCTTTTTCTTCTTCCCAATCTCACGATACGCAGGGCCGTGCTTGCAGTTGTCCTCGTGATGTTCGGCGTCTTCATGATGCGTTGGAACGTCGTTGTTGGGGGCCAGGCATTTTCACTCTCGTTTGCCGGGTATATGCATTATCATCTGCCGATCATTCCGCATGATTGGGAAACACTCAAGGAGGGGTTTTTTGGCGCCCTTGCCGTATTTTTAGCGCCCTTCGGGCTCTTCTGGATCATCACCAAAATCTTTCCTGTCTTCGACGTCAAAGAATCTCATTAATCCGTCATGCCTGCAGTCCTCATCCCGGGGACTGCAGGCATCATCGTTACCTTCCCCCCGCTTCCAAATTGTTATTGCATCAGCCTTGTTCTGTAATATAATGAAAGTAAGTTTCACCACTGAAAATAATGAGGTTCTATGCGTTCTCTTAGGCAGTTAAAGGGACTTGCCCGTAATTTCGTGCTGCTGGCGGTAGCCATCCTGCCTGTACAGTTTGCAGCCTCGGCAGAGCATGCTGCTCCTGCAAAAAAATTTCTTGTCCCCCCCCCTCCCTTCAGCCCCGGTATATTCCCCTGCTCTCAGTGCCATCAGGGCATGCCGGTTAACCGCACTCCCCGAAAGCTTGAGATGATGCACCAGGATATTGCGCTCAAGCATATGCAGGATGGCTGGTGCTTTGACTGCCACAATCCTGACAACCGCGACAAACTGAGACTGACCAATGGCAAACTGGTATCCTTTGATGAGTCATATAATCTCTGCGGCCAGTGCCATGGCACGATCCTGCGTGAGTGGAAAGCAGGTCTGCACGGAAAGAGGACTGGCATGTGGAATGGTGAAAAACAGTATCTGCTCTGTGTGCACTGCCATTGGCCGCATGATCCTGTGTTCAAACCGCTTACACCTATGCCTCCGCCAGTAAGACCGGCAGACATAAAATAACGATGCCAATGCCAGAGGATACAAAAAAGGTTAAAAACATGAACAGAAGAACGTTTATTCAGGGAACAGCTCTCGGACTTGCAGGGATGACAGTTTCCATTGACCATGCTCATGCATCGTTCTGGGACGCTTTTTTCCAGAAGCACTTCCGGGAGATGAACGACTCAGAGATTCAAAAGGTCATAAGCCGCATTGAAAAAGAATGCGAAGAAAAATACAAAAAAACAATCAGCATAGGCAATGAAAAGCCGCTTTCGGGCGTACAGTTCGGATACGGCCTTGATCTTTCCCGCTGCATCGGCTGCAGGCGCTGTGTCTATGCATGTGTAGAGGAAAACAATCAGTCCCTTGACCCTCAAATTCACTGGATATCCGTTCTGAGATTCAGGAAGGGTGAGAAGTGGATCGATCTTGAAAATTCTGAGAAGTACTACAACCCTGAGAAGGTCCCTGAAAAAGAGTTTTTTTACATGCCGGTGCAATGCCAGCAGTGCGAGAATCCGCCTTGTGTGAGGGCCTGTCCAACACAGGCAACATGGAAAGAGCCTGATGGCATCGTGGTAATAGACTACAACTGGTGCATTGGCTGCAGATATTGCATGGCCGCCTGCCCGTACGGGGCTCGCCGGTTCAACTGGGCAGCACCGAACAGACCTCCGGAAAAGATCAATCCTAAAACCCATTATCTCGGCAACCGTCCGCGGTACAAAGGGGTGGTAGAAAAGTGTACATTCTGCATCCAGAGGACGCGCAACGGCCGTTACCCTGCCTGCGTCGAGATCTGTCCAGTGGGTGCGAGAAAATTCGGCAATCTCCTTGATCCGAACAGCGAGATTCGGTATGCCATTGAACACAAACGGGTCTTCAGGCTGAAGGAAGACCTGAACACGTATCCAAAATTCTATTACTTCTTTGCGTATGGAAGATAGGAGATGGTGATGCTGAAGATAATACATAATTTCCTTGTTGCCTGGAAGCTGGCATTCAAGGGTGATAAATGGTTCTATGCCTGGCTGGTCTTTCTTGCCACGCTCATGGCCATTGGTGCCAGCGCGTATCTGAACCAGATGAACAGAGGACTTATCATGACCGCCATGCGGGACCAGGTCTCCTGGGGGTTCTACATCTCGAACTTCACCTTTCTGGTCGGCGTTGCTGCCGCCGCCGTATTGCTGGTAGTGCCAGCGTACCTCTATAATTTCAAACCCATCAGGGAGATCGTTCTCTTCGGTGAACTGCTTGCGATCACGGCCATTATCATGTGCATCATGTTCATCATGGCAGATCTTGGCCAGCCTTTGCGCGTCTGGCATCTCATGCCCTTTATCGGCACGATGAATTTCCCGTCCTCCCTTCTTGCCTGGGATGTGCTGGTATTGAACGGTTACCTTGCCATCAATACGACAATAGCCTTCTATGTATTGTACCGCCTCTCTATCGGGAAAGAGTATAATATGTCTGTCATCGGCCCCCTCATCATCCTCTCCATCCCCTGGGCAATCAGCATTCATACCGTTACGGCGTTCCTGTACAACGGCCTTTCTGCGCGGCCCTTCTGGAACGCGTCGATCCTTGCCCCGCGCTTTCTTGCTTCAGCCTTCTGCTCAGGCCCGGCACTCATGATCCTTGTGTTCCAGTTGATCAGAAAACTGTCTTCGGTTGAGATAGAAAACCGTGCTCTCTTCAAGATCGCAGAGCTGATAGCATATGCCATGGCTATCAATCTTTTTCTTCTCGGCGCGGAGATCTTCAAGGAGTTCTATTCCGGCGGCATCCATTCAGAGCCGATGAAATACCTTTATTTTGGCATTCATGGCCAAACAAAGCTGGTACCCTGGATATGGATGGCTACGGTCCTGAATCTCACCGCCTTCTTTATCTTTCTCTTTCCACGGTCACGGGAGAACTTTACAACGCTCAACATGGCATGTATTTTTATGATCATCGGCATCTATATCGAAAAAGGCATGGGGCTCGTCATCCCCGGCTTCGTCCCCGACACGCTCGGCGAGATCTATGAGTATTCCCCCTCATCAACCGAGGTTCTTGTAACAATCGGCATATGGGCAACAGGGGCGCTCATCTATACCATGCTTCTGAAATTCTCACTTCCGATCTATACCGGCAAACTGAGATTCCAGAATAAGGAAGGGTGAATACTGTGGCGCCCCTCTTTGACAAAACTATCATAAAGTACTTTGCACGAGCAGGCACGATCGGCTTTCATATGGTGCTCTCCACCTTTGTCGGATATCTGATCGGTGCACAGCTGGACAAGTGGTTCGGCACCTCTCCCTGGTTCACGATCATCTTCCTCCTCCTCGGTATCGCAGCCGGCTTCAGGGAACTTGCGCGTATCGCCAAAAGGCTGTCAGATGACAATGATTAAAAAGATCTCCAGGAACTCGGCCATTATCCTTATATCCGCAGCTGTCATTGCAGCGTTCCTCCCCTGGGAGAACCTGCCCGTCAGCATTCTCGCCGGAGGACTGCTCGGCATCCTGAACATCAGGGCGCTTGCATGGAGCATTGAAGGGATCATCGGGACGTCCTCAGTAAATATGAAAATGCTTTTTTTCAGCCAGTTCCGTTGTGTGATGCTTGCCCTCGCTGTTGTTCTGCTGGCCTATCTGAGACTTGTAACTATTCCCGGCCTTATGGCCGGGTTCTCTGTTGTATTTATCCAGGTGCTGGTTGTGGGTTATCGTAATGCTGGAAGAACTGAAAAAAACAGCTAATCTATTCAAAACCGAATTGAAGGCGTACAGGTTTGCCATAAGGCATGCCGGTACGCCGAAGGCTGCCAAGGTCCTGCTTGGCGCTGCTATAGGATATACCCTGCTGCCTTTTGACATTATCCCTGACTTCATACCCGTCATAGGCCATATTGACGATGTCATCATCGTGCCGCTCCTGGTCATAGCAGCACTCGGCATGATTCCCCCGGAAGTGATGCAGGAATGCAGGGCTAAGGCTAAAGAAGAAGATTCCTTAGAAGAACACCAACGTACCTCAGGCAAAGATTAAAGAAATTGCTACGGCACGTCAGGATGGGTTATCTTCAGTTCTTCTCCGGTCAGTGCTTCCATCAGGAATGCCTTCAGGTGCTGTTTTTCGTCCGTTGAAAGCCCGAGAGGGGTCAGCCATCTATTGCCCTTGCCACCGCCTGCGTCAAAAAAGTCGATCACCTCATCGATAGAGGAGAAGATGCCGTTATGCATGTATGGGCCGGTGCGTGAAACCTCACGCACAGTCGGTGTCCTGAACGCCTTCCAGTCCTGTTTCTTCTTTGTGATCAGATACCGGCCCGGGTCTTCTTTCAGGTCACGATAGGCAGGGTAATGGTACACCTTCGCCACAAATCTCATCGTTGCAGTGACACGCGTGTCATCAGCCAGCGCAGGGTTTTCCGGCACATTCAGAGCGTAAAATTTATCATCTGAAAGATTCGAACCGTAATGGCACTCAATACATTTTCCCTTGCCTCTGAATATCTCGAACCCCTTCCTTGCATCAGGGGATAATGCCGTATCCTCTCCTTTGAGATACCTGTCATAGGGTGCATTCAGGGAAACGATAGTCCGCTCAAAGGCTGCAATTGCCATGGCAATGCGTTCACGAGTGGGCTCTCCCTTAAAAACCTTTTCAAAAGCCACAACATATTCAGGAACAACGCGGATCTCTTCCTCCAAAAAATCAAGGTTCTGATTCATCTCAAAGGCAGACATCATTGGAAACAGGGCCTGATCCTCCAGCGTCTTCACCCTTCCGTCATGAAACAGATTCTTATACATGCCGACATTGTACAAGGTCTGGGCATTGCGCCAGTTTCTCGTTGTGGGATAACTCTGGGAGATATCCTGTCCGTCAGCATACCCCTGCTCCGGCACATGGCATGTAGCACAGCTTGTTGTGCCATCACCGGAAAGCCTGCGGTCGAAAAAAAGCTTTTTCCCAAGTTCGATCTTCTCTGGCGTCTGGGGATTGTTCTTCGGTATCGGAACAGATTTGAAGGGCTCGAGATGACCGGCGGAGGAAGGAGAAACTTGAAGGCAAAGAAACAAAACGATAATACAGGGGATAAAACGATGTATAAAGTTTCTGTCATTCCCGCTTGTCGGGAATCGTTCTGTCCCGGAAGGATTGCGGACAAGCCGCAATGACGCTATCGACTTTCCCCATTTGCAATTACGCTGATATCCCTGACACCGTGGACCCTTGGATCCTGTCCTATCGCTTAACATTCTTCAGCTCCTCCTCAATGATCTGTTTCAGGTATTCATACGGCCTGTTTCCGACAACCTTTCTGCCATTAATAAAGTAGGTCGGCGTGCTGTACAGATCCATGTCAAAGGCCAATTGTTTGTCCTTCTCGATCGCTGCTGCATGTTTTTTACTGTCGATGGAGGCAGCAAACAGCCTCAGGTCAAGGCCAAGCTCTTTCGCATATTTCATCAGACTTTCGCGATCAAGCTTCGGTGAGTTCTTCAGGAGCAGGTCATGCATCTCCCAGTATTTGCCCTGATCACGAGCGGCAAGTGATGCCTCTGCAGCAATATGGGCATAGTCACGGTATTTGTAAGGATAGTTTTTGACTACAAGTCTTATTTTGCCTTTGTACGCATCCATGATCTTCCTGACGACCGGACCGGCCGCCACACAGTGCGGTCATTGGAAGTCGAGGAATTCAATAATTGTGACAGGCGCCTCCGCAACACCCTTTTGAGGAGAATCACCGACAGGGATGGTAAAACGTTTTTCATCAGCGGAAACAACTGAAAACAA
Proteins encoded in this region:
- a CDS encoding 4Fe-4S dicluster domain-containing protein, with translation MPMPEDTKKVKNMNRRTFIQGTALGLAGMTVSIDHAHASFWDAFFQKHFREMNDSEIQKVISRIEKECEEKYKKTISIGNEKPLSGVQFGYGLDLSRCIGCRRCVYACVEENNQSLDPQIHWISVLRFRKGEKWIDLENSEKYYNPEKVPEKEFFYMPVQCQQCENPPCVRACPTQATWKEPDGIVVIDYNWCIGCRYCMAACPYGARRFNWAAPNRPPEKINPKTHYLGNRPRYKGVVEKCTFCIQRTRNGRYPACVEICPVGARKFGNLLDPNSEIRYAIEHKRVFRLKEDLNTYPKFYYFFAYGR
- the nrfD gene encoding polysulfide reductase NrfD, with the protein product MLKIIHNFLVAWKLAFKGDKWFYAWLVFLATLMAIGASAYLNQMNRGLIMTAMRDQVSWGFYISNFTFLVGVAAAAVLLVVPAYLYNFKPIREIVLFGELLAITAIIMCIMFIMADLGQPLRVWHLMPFIGTMNFPSSLLAWDVLVLNGYLAINTTIAFYVLYRLSIGKEYNMSVIGPLIILSIPWAISIHTVTAFLYNGLSARPFWNASILAPRFLASAFCSGPALMILVFQLIRKLSSVEIENRALFKIAELIAYAMAINLFLLGAEIFKEFYSGGIHSEPMKYLYFGIHGQTKLVPWIWMATVLNLTAFFIFLFPRSRENFTTLNMACIFMIIGIYIEKGMGLVIPGFVPDTLGEIYEYSPSSTEVLVTIGIWATGALIYTMLLKFSLPIYTGKLRFQNKEG
- a CDS encoding AtpZ/AtpI family protein, with the translated sequence MVLSTFVGYLIGAQLDKWFGTSPWFTIIFLLLGIAAGFRELARIAKRLSDDND
- a CDS encoding DUF1232 domain-containing protein; this translates as MLEELKKTANLFKTELKAYRFAIRHAGTPKAAKVLLGAAIGYTLLPFDIIPDFIPVIGHIDDVIIVPLLVIAALGMIPPEVMQECRAKAKEEDSLEEHQRTSGKD
- a CDS encoding cytochrome-c peroxidase, translated to MLSDRTGSKGPRCQGYQRNCKWGKSIASLRLVRNPSGTERFPTSGNDRNFIHRFIPCIIVLFLCLQVSPSSAGHLEPFKSVPIPKNNPQTPEKIELGKKLFFDRRLSGDGTTSCATCHVPEQGYADGQDISQSYPTTRNWRNAQTLYNVGMYKNLFHDGRVKTLEDQALFPMMSAFEMNQNLDFLEEEIRVVPEYVVAFEKVFKGEPTRERIAMAIAAFERTIVSLNAPYDRYLKGEDTALSPDARKGFEIFRGKGKCIECHYGSNLSDDKFYALNVPENPALADDTRVTATMRFVAKVYHYPAYRDLKEDPGRYLITKKKQDWKAFRTPTVREVSRTGPYMHNGIFSSIDEVIDFFDAGGGKGNRWLTPLGLSTDEKQHLKAFLMEALTGEELKITHPDVP